Proteins from a single region of Sediminitomix flava:
- a CDS encoding SusC/RagA family TonB-linked outer membrane protein, translated as MNIVRRIGYLLLFLLLPLVLSAQEVSVSGTVTDETGAPLPGVSILVEGTSKGVTTDFDGNYTLNGISNDDNLVFSYVGYLDQRVTVGNQSIIDIKMAPDVDELEEVVVVGYGAQKKEDNTGSLKAVSTAEFNKGALTSPDQLLTGKVAGVSITSNSGAPGAQNSIRIRGGTSVNASNEPLYVIDGVPIDNSAFNPGGFDAGRNPLNSINPSDIESFTVLKDASATAIYGSRAANGVILITTKKGKAGKVSFSYDGFISFSQDFGSPDQLSPQSYRDYVTTEFPDRAGLLGEANTNWYDETLQTGIGQSHTVSYSAGAEKFNVRTSIGYFSQEGILKNSETERVTFNIASQSTLLDSHLKLDINFKGAQNEDKFVNGGVVGSAIRFDPTQPIRDPESIYGGYFEYENINAPKNPIALQNEIEDNGTSYRGLGNVKLDYKLHFYDKLSAILNLGVDINTGHRRRYDPYFLREQFGSDNGNGQIRNENFSRVNNLMDIYLNWREEFEEIHSRVDVTLGYSWQRFISEFPGYRAFNIGNDILGENAASFAGDSQVFFNKQANKLISFWGRLNYSFYNRYNITFTLRRDGSSRFGEDNRWGTFPSIAFAWRIIDEPWMRATDGWLADLKLRAGFGITGNQEIGDYNFLSTYTFSDNRASYPIGSGFEPTVRANGFDSGLKWEETKQWNVGIEAGFAEGKYNVEVDWYLKDTEDLLFEISVPGGSNLTNVILTNIGSLRNTGVEFTFDAVALDRPNFQWNVGLNAAYNVNEIRSLDVIDSDDFLGFQTGGISGGTGNTIQILREGEPVNSFFVFEHIFQDGLPLVDGVDHNGDGNANNLDIYVDQNGDGIINDLDKTVYKKPAADWILGLTSTMYFWNFDLLFTLRSNLNNWVYNNNKSDLLQTNSIRNGDFLSNVDKRVRQIPFREPQYFSDYFLESGSFLKLDNITLGYTFNDLVDNMNLRAYVTAQNLFLVSGYDGIDPETPTGIDNNVYPRSRTWLIGLSLGF; from the coding sequence ATGAACATTGTAAGACGAATAGGTTACTTACTACTGTTTCTACTACTGCCTCTGGTACTTTCCGCACAAGAAGTCAGTGTAAGCGGAACAGTAACAGACGAAACTGGAGCGCCATTGCCAGGCGTAAGTATTTTGGTTGAAGGAACATCTAAAGGGGTTACTACCGATTTCGATGGTAATTATACCCTAAATGGCATTTCCAATGACGATAATTTGGTATTCTCATATGTAGGATATTTGGACCAAAGAGTTACGGTCGGGAATCAATCTATAATCGATATTAAAATGGCTCCTGATGTAGATGAGCTTGAAGAGGTTGTCGTTGTAGGTTATGGAGCTCAGAAAAAAGAAGATAACACAGGTTCATTAAAAGCTGTATCAACAGCTGAATTTAACAAAGGGGCATTAACTTCTCCTGACCAACTACTTACAGGTAAAGTTGCTGGGGTATCTATCACTTCAAACAGTGGAGCTCCAGGTGCACAAAACTCTATTAGAATTAGAGGTGGTACTTCTGTAAATGCGAGTAACGAACCTTTGTATGTAATTGATGGAGTTCCAATTGACAACTCAGCATTCAACCCTGGTGGATTTGATGCCGGTAGAAACCCTCTAAACTCGATCAACCCTTCAGATATTGAATCATTTACTGTACTAAAAGATGCTTCGGCTACAGCTATTTATGGTTCTAGAGCAGCAAACGGAGTAATTTTGATTACCACTAAAAAAGGTAAAGCTGGAAAGGTTTCTTTTTCATACGATGGATTTATCTCATTCAGTCAAGACTTCGGTTCTCCTGATCAACTTTCACCTCAATCTTACAGAGATTATGTAACTACAGAATTTCCAGATAGAGCAGGTTTATTAGGTGAAGCAAATACAAACTGGTATGACGAAACTTTACAGACTGGTATTGGTCAAAGCCATACAGTGAGTTATTCTGCAGGTGCTGAAAAATTCAATGTTAGAACCTCTATCGGATACTTTAGCCAAGAGGGTATTCTTAAAAACTCAGAAACGGAAAGGGTAACATTCAATATTGCATCTCAAAGTACACTACTAGATAGTCACCTTAAACTAGACATCAACTTCAAAGGTGCTCAAAATGAAGATAAGTTTGTAAACGGTGGTGTAGTTGGTAGTGCAATTCGATTTGACCCAACTCAACCGATCAGAGACCCTGAAAGTATCTATGGTGGATACTTCGAATATGAGAACATCAACGCTCCTAAAAACCCTATTGCACTTCAAAATGAAATTGAAGATAATGGTACTTCATACAGGGGATTAGGTAACGTAAAACTCGATTACAAACTTCATTTCTATGACAAACTATCAGCGATCTTAAACTTAGGTGTTGATATTAATACAGGACACCGTAGACGTTACGACCCTTACTTCTTACGTGAGCAATTCGGAAGCGACAACGGTAATGGTCAGATCAGAAATGAAAACTTCAGTAGAGTCAATAACTTGATGGATATCTACTTAAACTGGAGAGAAGAATTTGAAGAAATTCATAGCCGTGTAGATGTTACTTTAGGTTACTCTTGGCAAAGATTTATTTCAGAATTCCCAGGTTATAGAGCCTTCAATATTGGTAATGACATCTTGGGAGAAAATGCCGCTAGTTTTGCAGGAGACAGTCAAGTTTTCTTCAACAAACAAGCCAATAAACTGATCTCGTTCTGGGGTAGATTGAACTACTCATTCTACAACAGATACAATATCACTTTCACATTGCGTAGAGATGGTTCATCAAGATTTGGAGAAGATAACCGTTGGGGTACCTTCCCTTCTATTGCCTTTGCATGGAGAATTATCGACGAACCTTGGATGAGAGCTACAGACGGTTGGTTAGCAGATCTGAAACTTCGTGCAGGTTTCGGTATTACGGGTAACCAAGAAATTGGAGATTACAACTTCCTTTCTACTTATACATTTAGTGATAACAGAGCAAGCTATCCTATCGGAAGTGGTTTCGAACCTACAGTAAGAGCAAACGGATTTGATTCTGGTCTAAAATGGGAAGAAACAAAACAATGGAACGTTGGTATCGAAGCGGGATTTGCTGAAGGTAAATACAATGTAGAAGTCGATTGGTATCTAAAAGATACGGAAGACCTTCTTTTTGAAATTTCTGTACCAGGTGGTTCCAACCTTACCAACGTGATTCTGACAAACATTGGATCATTAAGAAATACAGGAGTTGAATTTACGTTCGATGCCGTTGCATTAGATAGACCAAACTTCCAATGGAATGTAGGCTTGAATGCTGCTTACAATGTGAATGAAATTAGAAGTCTAGATGTAATTGACAGTGATGATTTCTTAGGATTCCAAACCGGAGGTATATCAGGGGGTACTGGTAACACCATCCAAATTTTGAGAGAAGGAGAGCCTGTAAATTCATTCTTTGTATTTGAGCACATTTTCCAAGATGGATTACCATTGGTAGACGGTGTAGACCACAACGGAGATGGTAACGCAAACAACCTTGACATCTATGTTGATCAGAATGGTGATGGAATTATCAATGACCTTGATAAAACAGTATACAAAAAACCTGCTGCCGATTGGATTTTAGGACTTACTTCTACGATGTACTTCTGGAATTTCGACCTCTTATTTACTCTTCGAAGCAACTTGAACAACTGGGTTTATAACAACAATAAATCCGACCTACTTCAAACTAACTCAATTAGAAATGGAGACTTCTTGTCAAACGTTGATAAAAGAGTTCGTCAAATTCCATTCAGAGAACCACAATACTTCTCAGACTACTTCCTTGAAAGCGGTAGTTTCCTAAAACTAGATAACATTACGCTAGGATACACTTTCAATGACCTTGTTGATAACATGAACTTGAGAGCATATGTAACAGCCCAAAACTTATTCCTAGTCTCTGGTTACGATGGTATTGACCCTGAAACACCTACAGGTATAGACAATAATGTTTACCCTCGCTCGAGAACTTGGTTGATTGGTCTTAGTCTTGGTTTTTAA
- a CDS encoding RagB/SusD family nutrient uptake outer membrane protein encodes MKKYIHKIFVLLCLVSVGSACTDLDEEPFTLITEVNVYNEPSSYRTFLNKLYAGLALTGQAGPAGNGDIKQIDEGFSSYLRQYWQLQQIPTDEVVIGWGDAGLPDIVRLTWSSDNQFNRAVYDRIYFQISQINEFLRETTDEKLASRSTPDSVLQIMPQYRAEARYLRALSYFHGIDLYGDIPLLTETNSSVGLTPPEQSTREEVFTFITTDLLDLESDLSPAASADYGRASQASAWTLLSKLYLNSEVYVGQAKYDSARIFAELVIDESEFGGGSAFTLEENYAELFGADNDRRKETIFSINFDGENSQTFGGTTFLVFAAIGGNMDPFEYGVNGGWWGLRTTQNLVNTFEEVAPVEDDGTSTDSRAIFFTDGQERDITDDNQLGNFQVGYAVPKFTNVRSDGQAAGNNSFPDTDFSLFRLADVYLMYVEAVERGANQGGYAPVDLVNEIRNRAFGDGNQNITDADIDLDFIIAERSRELYWEGHRRTDLIRFGLFTSADYLWPFKGGPVEGRAADEFRDLYPIPSTELIANPNLTQNPGY; translated from the coding sequence ATGAAAAAATACATACATAAAATATTTGTACTTCTATGCTTAGTATCGGTAGGGAGTGCATGTACAGACTTAGATGAGGAACCATTTACACTCATCACCGAAGTAAACGTATACAATGAACCATCGTCATACCGTACCTTCCTAAATAAGTTGTACGCTGGTCTTGCTCTAACAGGGCAAGCAGGTCCTGCTGGTAACGGTGATATCAAACAAATCGATGAAGGTTTTTCAAGTTATCTAAGACAATATTGGCAACTTCAGCAAATCCCTACAGATGAAGTAGTTATTGGATGGGGTGATGCAGGTCTTCCAGATATTGTTCGTCTAACCTGGTCTTCTGATAACCAGTTTAACAGAGCCGTTTATGACCGTATCTATTTCCAAATTTCTCAAATCAATGAATTCTTAAGGGAAACTACTGATGAGAAATTAGCGAGTAGAAGCACACCAGATTCAGTTCTACAAATTATGCCTCAGTATAGAGCTGAAGCGAGATACCTTAGAGCGCTGAGTTATTTTCATGGTATTGATCTTTATGGTGATATCCCATTACTCACCGAGACAAATTCGAGTGTAGGATTAACTCCTCCAGAACAATCTACAAGAGAAGAGGTATTTACCTTCATTACAACAGATTTACTTGATCTTGAAAGTGATTTATCTCCAGCCGCATCTGCTGACTATGGTAGAGCGAGTCAAGCCTCTGCATGGACATTACTATCTAAATTGTACTTAAATTCTGAAGTTTATGTTGGACAGGCAAAATACGACAGTGCAAGAATCTTTGCCGAACTTGTTATTGACGAATCCGAATTTGGTGGCGGAAGTGCATTTACTCTAGAAGAAAATTATGCTGAACTATTTGGTGCAGATAATGATCGAAGAAAAGAAACAATCTTCTCTATAAATTTTGATGGAGAGAACTCTCAAACCTTCGGGGGGACGACATTCCTAGTGTTTGCAGCTATCGGCGGAAATATGGATCCATTCGAATACGGTGTGAATGGTGGTTGGTGGGGCTTAAGAACAACTCAAAACCTTGTCAACACCTTTGAAGAAGTTGCTCCTGTTGAAGATGATGGAACAAGTACAGATTCTCGAGCTATTTTCTTTACAGATGGTCAAGAAAGAGATATTACAGACGACAATCAATTGGGTAACTTCCAAGTAGGTTATGCTGTTCCTAAGTTCACAAACGTGAGATCAGATGGGCAAGCTGCTGGAAACAACTCATTCCCAGATACAGACTTCTCACTGTTCAGATTAGCAGATGTATATCTTATGTATGTTGAAGCTGTTGAAAGAGGTGCTAACCAAGGAGGATATGCCCCTGTCGACTTAGTCAACGAGATTAGAAATAGAGCTTTTGGAGACGGCAATCAGAATATTACAGATGCTGATATTGATCTTGACTTCATCATTGCTGAAAGATCAAGAGAATTGTATTGGGAAGGGCACCGCAGAACTGACCTTATCAGATTCGGGCTATTCACAAGTGCTGACTACCTATGGCCATTCAAAGGTGGTCCTGTAGAAGGCCGAGCAGCAGATGAGTTCCGAGACCTGTACCCGATTCCTTCTACTGAGCTTATTGCCAACCCTAATTTGACTCAAAATCCTGGATATTAA
- a CDS encoding alpha-L-rhamnosidase-related protein yields MKLKTLAFLSAALLTACSSQNHKNEEFIYSSPEFSISKNEVVQGKFTAEIIGSKQISSDYQSPKHLNYSPVIDFKFAINQKDNELDFGVNHRVFIQPNGNEYETPIIKFGEQFSDQNQPTDNKPLAPNTKVTFRLDMNEVLKSFEEKGFYETIHGDKIAKVDFKEVCIAGGSYPLRWDFENLGGNNGERLTDEDNDGIYETTIVLNPHNEDLKTKNVWTLEEDISNFPQLNTDIPLMDAAYNLTLEEVIKLSEADGTFRTGEKWAGVWTRDVSYAIILGLAQVDPERCKTSLRKKVKRNRIVQDTGSGGAWPVSTDRIVWTLAAWEIYKVTGDNDWLEEVFQIIKNTVDDDLEVIWNTKEIVKGETSFTDWRKQTYPRWMDNVDISQSTGLSTNIVYYQSLKILHEMGQVLGKENIEKYNLKADHLKAEINANFWLEDKGYYAQYQYGRFNKITSPNSEALGEAFAVLFGIGDQKRSNRVIANTPNMTYGIPTVYPQLNGIPPYHNDSVWPFVQMFWNLAAAQVGNEAILEHGLASIYRALALFLTNKENMVASTGDFAGTELNSNYQLWSVAGSLGLVYKIFFGMDFQAEQLKFSPVIPQAYQGQKTLTNFTYRNAILDITISGHGNKIKSFKVDGIEQDAAISSSLEGKHQIEIQLANNSFKDAPLQLVENHVMLPTPETTLTKNIISWEKIEGAQKYEIFVNGKLKETTDKTSIKIEEQNFQEVSVRAIDTEGFVSFLSEPIKVYNEKNESLIEAERFAKISDKKLTDFTGIGAIEISKLANRNFVFDVKVPADGEYLIDFRYSNGSGPWNTDNKCALRTLFLENNKIGSVVMAQRGTDEWSNWSYSNSNKVYLKKGKNQLSLKFEDYDENMNVDINNALIDYIRLIKL; encoded by the coding sequence ATGAAATTAAAGACACTGGCTTTTTTAAGTGCAGCCCTCCTCACTGCATGTTCCTCTCAGAATCATAAAAATGAGGAATTTATCTACTCTTCTCCCGAATTTTCAATTAGTAAAAATGAAGTTGTACAAGGAAAATTCACTGCTGAAATCATCGGTAGTAAACAAATATCATCAGACTATCAATCTCCAAAACACCTCAATTATAGTCCTGTAATTGATTTTAAGTTTGCCATTAATCAAAAAGATAATGAACTAGACTTTGGTGTTAACCATAGAGTTTTCATCCAACCTAACGGAAATGAATATGAAACACCCATTATAAAGTTTGGTGAACAGTTTTCTGATCAAAATCAACCGACAGATAACAAACCTTTAGCGCCGAATACTAAAGTTACATTCAGACTAGATATGAATGAGGTTTTAAAATCATTTGAAGAAAAAGGATTCTACGAGACTATTCATGGCGATAAAATAGCAAAGGTCGATTTTAAAGAGGTTTGTATAGCCGGAGGTTCATACCCTCTTCGTTGGGATTTTGAAAATCTTGGAGGAAATAATGGAGAACGTCTCACTGATGAAGATAATGACGGAATTTATGAAACTACTATCGTTCTCAATCCACATAATGAGGATCTAAAAACAAAGAATGTTTGGACTCTAGAAGAAGATATTAGCAACTTTCCTCAATTAAATACAGATATTCCTTTAATGGATGCCGCTTATAATTTGACACTTGAAGAAGTCATTAAACTAAGCGAAGCTGATGGTACTTTCAGAACTGGAGAAAAATGGGCTGGTGTTTGGACTCGTGATGTGAGTTATGCCATAATTTTAGGCCTCGCTCAAGTTGACCCCGAAAGATGTAAAACATCATTGAGAAAAAAAGTAAAAAGAAACCGAATCGTACAAGACACGGGTTCTGGTGGAGCATGGCCTGTATCTACAGATAGAATTGTATGGACACTAGCCGCATGGGAAATTTATAAAGTAACAGGTGATAATGATTGGTTAGAAGAGGTCTTCCAAATTATTAAAAATACAGTCGATGATGACCTAGAAGTCATTTGGAATACCAAAGAAATTGTAAAAGGAGAAACTTCATTTACTGATTGGAGAAAGCAAACTTACCCAAGATGGATGGATAATGTAGATATCTCACAATCAACTGGCCTGAGTACGAATATTGTCTACTACCAGTCTCTTAAGATTCTACATGAAATGGGGCAAGTTCTTGGGAAAGAAAATATAGAGAAATATAACTTAAAAGCAGACCATCTTAAGGCTGAAATTAATGCCAACTTTTGGCTAGAAGACAAAGGCTATTACGCACAATACCAATATGGTCGTTTCAATAAAATAACCTCACCAAACTCTGAAGCACTTGGTGAAGCATTTGCCGTACTATTCGGTATAGGTGATCAGAAACGATCAAATCGAGTAATTGCTAACACTCCTAACATGACTTACGGAATCCCAACAGTTTACCCTCAACTAAATGGTATTCCTCCTTATCACAATGATAGTGTTTGGCCTTTCGTACAAATGTTTTGGAACCTTGCTGCTGCACAAGTAGGGAATGAAGCAATACTAGAACATGGATTAGCTTCTATTTACAGAGCATTAGCTTTGTTCTTAACTAACAAAGAAAACATGGTTGCTTCCACAGGGGATTTCGCAGGTACCGAACTAAATTCAAACTATCAGCTTTGGAGTGTGGCTGGTTCACTAGGCTTAGTGTATAAGATTTTTTTCGGAATGGATTTTCAGGCAGAACAATTGAAATTTAGCCCTGTAATTCCTCAGGCTTATCAAGGGCAAAAAACACTTACAAATTTCACTTACCGAAATGCAATTCTAGATATCACTATTTCTGGACATGGAAATAAAATAAAAAGTTTTAAAGTGGATGGCATAGAACAAGATGCAGCTATTTCCTCATCTTTAGAAGGTAAACATCAAATTGAAATTCAACTAGCAAATAACTCGTTTAAAGACGCTCCTCTTCAACTTGTGGAAAACCATGTGATGCTCCCTACACCAGAAACTACTCTGACCAAGAATATCATTAGTTGGGAGAAAATTGAAGGAGCTCAGAAGTACGAGATTTTTGTAAATGGAAAACTGAAAGAAACTACTGATAAAACTTCAATTAAAATTGAGGAACAGAACTTCCAAGAGGTTTCCGTAAGAGCTATAGACACCGAAGGATTTGTTTCATTCCTTTCAGAGCCTATTAAAGTTTATAATGAGAAAAATGAAAGTCTAATCGAAGCAGAACGTTTTGCTAAAATAAGCGACAAAAAACTCACTGATTTCACAGGAATTGGAGCTATTGAAATCTCAAAATTGGCTAATCGTAACTTTGTATTTGATGTAAAAGTCCCTGCCGATGGGGAATATTTAATTGACTTCAGGTATTCAAATGGAAGCGGACCTTGGAATACAGATAATAAATGTGCGCTACGTACACTATTCTTAGAAAATAATAAAATAGGTAGTGTTGTTATGGCACAAAGAGGCACTGATGAATGGTCGAATTGGTCATACTCGAACTCGAACAAAGTGTATTTGAAAAAAGGAAAAAATCAACTTTCATTAAAGTTTGAAGACTATGATGAGAATATGAATGTAGATATAAATAATGCCCTCATTGACTATATCCGTCTTATCAAACTTTAA
- a CDS encoding TonB-dependent receptor — protein MKKLILFCFFATLSIVALSQEKRKLTGTVKDEATGEEVIGANVLIKGTTIGKATDIYGKFELEIEPGFYTLKVSYVGYKDLEKEVDLTNNDLDVEVLLPVDAEELEEVVVKGQIDKTSDEALLVERKKAASMVQSIGAEKLAVQGVSNVEEGVAKISGIAKVGSKGVYVRGLGDRYNSVMMNDLPIPSTDPDKKVMPLQIFPTDIVENISVAKTFQADQYGDFGGATVMIDTRRAPLSPFLDISLGASGNTITTFQDFRVQNSGNNFGFKNSDSDNPLGVDGNNNPVLPTDGDPFPKGFNQSTYNAPIDFGGNVTGGKLFPIGNMGLGFMATLGYEYDYRRVEGIVRNLDANGRDLSSFDLEDWKLSTLTTALANFNLDINDNNNLGLNLLFVNDSKNLVEDRAGFVDDLDRDDILFRRRTFLQSQVFIAQLKGEHILNERFDLEWGGSFANTNRYEPDRKQLAFQGYSPGVDSVNFLTNSRADNHRFFGDMDDQEYSGLAKVNYKHGSVGETYKGRLSFGGQVKLKTRDVTNFQYNIRFFGNPRVDVNNPDAFLNNSNFGSAYEYTNGIDVAQHKFMVDQNVYGGFLLYDWNLTEIWKLVLGIRFEHGSQEVSFRTLQDNFNSPFRSEDYTTNDPLPSLTVKYARSEKVNYRFAFSKTLTRPRFLELIPFQYQRSDRRLIEGNPDLENSNNYNLDFQYEYFPNPGELISVTLFGKIFDNPIEQISVPQGGGALYTFINTDLAHLFGVEFEFSKKLGAHWDLDFNASLLYSRIELGNSVDAQRMTNNNRPLEGASPYIINLSGSYHDQLTDAWYTTATLVFNVFGERLNSAGAQGVGDIYEKSVPTLDLVWKNKLNEKWKIDAKLSNILNPEIRYEQKEFGDSSIRDIEVFNIKYGITYGLSVGYIF, from the coding sequence ATGAAAAAACTTATACTCTTTTGTTTTTTTGCTACTCTTTCAATTGTAGCATTAAGTCAAGAGAAGAGAAAACTAACAGGGACAGTCAAAGATGAAGCTACAGGAGAAGAAGTAATTGGCGCAAACGTCTTGATTAAAGGAACAACCATAGGTAAAGCCACAGATATCTATGGGAAATTTGAACTTGAAATAGAACCTGGCTTTTATACCCTCAAAGTATCTTATGTGGGTTATAAAGATTTAGAGAAAGAAGTTGACCTCACCAATAATGATTTAGACGTAGAAGTTTTACTTCCTGTAGATGCTGAAGAACTAGAGGAAGTTGTTGTAAAAGGTCAGATTGATAAAACCTCCGATGAAGCATTACTGGTGGAACGAAAAAAAGCAGCTAGTATGGTTCAGAGTATTGGAGCCGAAAAATTAGCTGTACAGGGTGTTTCAAATGTGGAAGAAGGCGTTGCCAAAATCTCAGGTATAGCCAAAGTAGGAAGCAAAGGCGTTTACGTACGCGGACTTGGTGACAGGTATAATAGCGTAATGATGAATGACCTCCCGATTCCTTCAACCGACCCCGATAAGAAGGTTATGCCACTTCAAATTTTTCCAACCGATATTGTAGAAAATATATCTGTTGCTAAAACTTTTCAAGCAGATCAATACGGTGATTTTGGAGGTGCAACAGTTATGATTGATACAAGAAGAGCTCCTCTTTCTCCATTCTTAGATATTTCACTTGGAGCATCGGGAAATACAATTACTACTTTTCAAGATTTCAGAGTACAAAACAGTGGTAATAATTTCGGATTCAAGAATTCTGACTCAGACAATCCACTGGGTGTTGATGGAAATAATAACCCTGTTCTTCCTACAGATGGTGATCCTTTCCCTAAAGGCTTCAACCAATCGACATACAATGCTCCAATAGATTTTGGAGGAAATGTAACTGGAGGAAAACTCTTTCCTATTGGAAATATGGGCTTAGGGTTTATGGCTACACTAGGCTATGAATATGACTATAGAAGAGTGGAAGGAATTGTGAGAAACCTTGATGCCAATGGGCGAGATTTATCATCATTTGATCTTGAAGACTGGAAACTGTCGACCTTAACAACAGCATTAGCAAACTTCAACTTAGACATCAACGATAATAACAACCTTGGCTTGAACTTATTATTTGTCAATGACTCAAAGAATTTGGTTGAAGATAGAGCAGGTTTTGTTGACGATCTAGATCGTGATGATATTTTATTCCGAAGAAGAACATTTCTACAAAGCCAAGTTTTTATAGCTCAACTAAAAGGAGAACATATTTTAAACGAGCGTTTTGATTTGGAATGGGGAGGTTCTTTTGCCAATACCAATCGTTATGAACCCGATCGAAAGCAGTTGGCATTTCAAGGTTATTCGCCAGGCGTAGATTCAGTCAACTTCTTGACAAATAGTAGAGCCGACAATCACCGATTTTTCGGCGATATGGACGATCAAGAGTATTCTGGATTGGCTAAAGTGAACTACAAGCACGGAAGTGTCGGGGAAACTTACAAAGGAAGACTTTCATTTGGAGGGCAAGTCAAATTGAAAACTAGAGATGTTACGAACTTTCAGTATAATATTCGATTTTTCGGAAACCCTAGAGTTGATGTAAACAACCCAGATGCCTTTCTAAACAATAGCAATTTTGGTTCAGCATACGAATACACCAACGGTATCGACGTTGCTCAGCATAAATTTATGGTAGATCAGAATGTCTACGGAGGGTTTTTACTTTATGATTGGAATCTTACAGAAATCTGGAAGCTTGTTTTAGGAATTAGATTTGAACATGGTAGTCAGGAAGTTTCTTTCAGAACTTTACAAGACAACTTTAATAGTCCGTTCAGAAGTGAAGATTATACAACCAACGATCCTCTACCATCTTTGACTGTTAAGTATGCAAGATCAGAAAAAGTCAACTATCGATTTGCTTTTAGTAAAACCCTAACGCGTCCAAGATTCTTGGAACTGATTCCATTCCAGTACCAAAGATCAGACAGAAGGTTGATAGAAGGTAATCCCGATCTTGAAAATTCTAATAACTACAATCTAGATTTCCAATACGAATACTTCCCTAATCCTGGAGAGTTGATTTCAGTAACATTATTTGGAAAAATATTCGATAATCCAATCGAACAAATCAGTGTACCCCAAGGAGGAGGAGCTTTATACACGTTCATAAATACGGATTTAGCTCATTTATTTGGAGTCGAGTTTGAATTCTCAAAGAAACTTGGCGCACATTGGGATTTAGACTTTAATGCATCATTGCTTTATTCTAGAATTGAACTAGGCAATAGTGTCGATGCACAGCGTATGACAAACAACAACCGTCCACTAGAAGGGGCATCTCCTTACATCATTAATTTATCAGGTTCTTATCACGATCAGCTTACAGATGCTTGGTACACTACAGCGACTTTAGTTTTCAATGTATTTGGTGAAAGATTGAATTCTGCAGGAGCACAAGGTGTAGGTGATATTTATGAAAAATCAGTCCCAACTCTCGATTTGGTTTGGAAAAATAAGCTGAATGAGAAATGGAAAATTGATGCCAAACTAAGCAACATACTCAATCCAGAAATTCGATATGAACAAAAGGAATTCGGAGATAGCTCAATTCGAGACATTGAAGTATTCAATATTAAATACGGAATAACTTATGGTTTGTCCGTAGGATATATTTTCTAA